The Flavobacterium faecale genomic sequence GGAAAATTCCAGAATCCTGATAATATTTGTGTGACTACCAATTACGTATACGTACAAGAGGATGCAAACGGATATGGAGACGAAACGCATGACGGATACATCTACCAATACGATATTGCAAAAAAATCATTAAAGGTAGTGGTTGAACTTGATCACCAACGTACAGCAGCAAATGCAGCTAAGTACAATGTAGGTGGTATCTCTAAATTTGGAGATTGGGAATATGGCGCTTTAATTGACGTATCAGATATTATTGGAGTTAAAGATGCATTTATGTTATCTGTACAACCACACACTTGGACGGGTACAAAATACAAAGGAGTAGATGGAGGATTACTTAGAACAAATGAGCAACAAGCTTCTCAAATTGTAGTAATCAAAGGTTTACCTAGATAGTACACCACTCAAATAGTTACAAATTCCACGATCCATAGGGGTCGTGGAATTTGCTTTTAAGTTTCACCACGGTTTTTATATTTATCATGAAAAAATATTTTTTACTATTGCTTACCCTCGCTATTGTTTCCTGCAATACAATGCCACCCAAACATACCCAAGTAAGCCAATTACTTCAAGAGAATATCAAGCAATTGGTTATAAATACAAAAAAGCTAAACGATTGCGTTGTAAGCAATAAAAGCACAGCCGAAATTCAGAAACAATTCAGTATCGCACATCAATCGTACAAAGAAGTAGAAGCTTTTAGCGAATACTATTTTCCCGAAGTCTCTAAATCTATCAATGGACCTGCCATCCCCGAGTTTGAAGAAAATGATGGAAAGATTCTACCGCCCCAAGGTTTTCAAGTAATAGAAGAGATGCTTTATCCTCAATACGACATCAACAACAAAGAAGAGTTGATACAGCAGTTGGATATGATGTCTGGAAACTTAATACGTTTAGAAAAAATAGCCGCCAACTCCGAACTCACAGATGCTCATGTATTTGATGCCTTGCGATTAGAGATGTTCCGAATTATCACAATGGGCATCACTGGTTTCGACTCCCCTATTGCACAACAATCCATACCAGATGCTAGGGTTGCTACTCAAAGTGTAGCCGATTATTACAGCTTTTATAACGATGACAAAGAGGACAAGACCTTATTATTATTCAAAAAAGCAACCGCTTATCTACAATCACACAATAACTACAACGCTTTTGATCGCGCCGATTTTATAAAAAATTACGCCAACCCACTTTGTGAAGCCTTGCATCAAAAAAAAATAGATTTAAAGATTCCGAATTTCGACGAAGTTCGTGGACTTAAAACCACTGCGGCCACACTTTTCGAAAAAAATGCTTTTGACCCAGAAGGCTTTTCAGGCTTTCCGGATTATAAAACAACTCCTCAAAAAATTGCCTTGGGTAAAATGCTTTTCAACGATTCCATTTTATCTGGAGACAACACACGTTCTTGCGCTTCTTGCCATTATGAGGACAAAGCATTTACAGACGGACTACAAACCGCCAAAGCAATGAACGGCAAATCCAATTTAAAACGAAACACCCCTACCCTAAAAAATATCGCTTACCAACGCAGCTTCTTTTCAGATTCTCGTGTGAGCTATCTCGAAGATCAAGCCGTAGCCGTTATAACTAACGAAGACGAAATGCACGGTGACCTAGACCAAGCGGCAAAAGAGATTCAAAAAACCAAAAAATACGATGTTGCTTTCAAAAAAGCTTTCCCAAACAAAAACATCAATGCCTTCGGAATCAAAAATGCCTTAGCATCATACATCCGTTCCCTTAGTAATTATGATTCTAAATTTGACCGCTATATGAGAAATGAAATCCCTTTTACAGCCGAAGAGAAACAAGGGTTTAACCTATTTGCAGGCAAAGCAAAATGCGCCAGTTGCCATTTCATCCCATTGACCAACGGAACAGTACCTCCAAAATTTGACAAGTCAGAGAGTGAAGTTTTAGGGGTTCCCAACACGGCAGGCAAACTAGATTCCGATCTAGGAAAATACAATTTAACCCAAGCCATTATTCACCGCAACTCTTTCAAAACGCCCACCTTACGCAACATAGCGCTTACGGCGCCCTACATGCACAACGGCGTTTTCAAAACCTTAGAAGAAGTTGTAGATTTCTACAACAAAGGCGGTGGCATAGGACTTGGCTTAGCGGTACCCAACCAAACCTTGCCAGCTGATCAATTGAACCTAAGCGAAAAAGAGAAAAAAGCACTAATTGCCTTCATGAAAACCCTAAACGATATTTAGTACTTCTATTTGGGCGTGCCACCATTGCAGCAAAAGGGCCCATTACTTTACGGTGATGAGCCCTTTTGCTGCAATGCTGTCGGGCTTTCGGTGCTACTTCGGTAGCTTACCTCTATCCCTAACGCAAAGCTTCACTGAAGTGCAATACAAATATTATAGTTCTAAAATACTCCTTCACAATTCCTTGCGCAACAAAAAAAAGGTCGTTCTCCTTGAACGACCTTTTCTATATATTCAAAAATATTTTAAAACAAAATAATCTGACCATCATCATCCAGCTGTACATCGCCGTCTTCATCATCACCTTCTTTGCGCTCTGGCTTTTCAGGAACAACCTCAACTGGTGGGTCATACGGTAAAGATTCTAATAAATTTACCTGCTTCAACTTATCCGTTGTCAATTGATTTCCGAGTGCTTTAAAACCTTTAACGGCGATAAAATCTTCCACATCAATAGTAATACTTTCTTTTTGTACTCCTTTTATTTTCGGAAAAACCAATTCGGCCAAGGGTCTGTAATCTGTCGAAACTATTTCGAGTTGCGAATTAGGATGTTCTGTTATAAATATCTCCTCTTTATTTTCGGTCTCCACCAAGAAACGCTTCAAATAATAACGTTCTTTTTCTCCATCATAATAAATCGCAGATATCGGTTTCTTCGGAATCCATTTTTCCAACACAATCATATCCGATTCAAAATGCGTAGTCAACTCAGGCGTTATCACTTTCAATTTCCCCGATTGCTGAATAATTAAGATCTTATCACTTGGTCTAAATTCACCTAGCAATTCACCTCTTGCATCCACATTCAGTCGTTGTACTGTTTCATCATACCAAACCTTACGTGGCAATAATGTCGAAATTCCTTTCTCCTTAATCTCAATTTTCTTGATTGGGTATTTACTAGCAATATTTCCTTTTGAAGAACGGCCTTTAATCGCCATTTTCGCAAAGTCAATATCAAATTTCAGTTTCTTAATACTTCCTATTTGACGCAATAGTATGGTTATCACCTCAGCTTCTCCATTTGGATTGTGTGAAAAATACAAAATTTGAGATCCTTTGGTTCCATTTGTCAAATCGTATGCCTTATCACGAGTCACGGCCGTTACATTAAAACGCTTAATATACGAAGGTCCCGATTTACCGTCTCGATAAATCAAGTTATAAATTGTGCGCTTATCACTTTTGTCAAAAATAGAAATATGAATAATATCTTTCCCAACAAAAGTTTTAGCATCTACTTTGGTAATCATCATGGTACCATCACGCATAAAAACGATTACGTCATCAATATCGGAACAATCGGTTACGTATTCATCACGTTTCAAACTCGTTCCCACAAAACCTTCCGCTTTGTTTACGTACAATTTTGTGTTTCTAAGGATTACTTTGGTAGCCTCAATATCATCAAAAACACGCAATTCTGTTTTACGTTCACGTCCTTTCCCGTATTTCTCTTTTAATTTTTGAAAGTAAGCAATAGCAAAATCGGTTAAATGTGCCAAGTGGTGTTCTACTTCACGCATTTCGTCTTCCAATTTCGCAATTAAATCATCTGCTTTATCCGAGTCAAAACGCGTAATACGAATCATTGGGATTTGCGTCAAACGCTGTAAATCCTCATCATTTATTGCTCGCACAAATGATTTCGAAAAAGGTTCAAAACGATCATACATATATTTGTAAAGCGCTTCTCTATCGGAGTACAATTTGAAATCGATATACATTTCTTCTCGAATGAATATTTTTTCAAGCGTAGAAAAATGCCATTTATTTTTTAATTCTTCCAATTGAATTTCGAGTTCTTGTCGCAACAAGTCCTGTGTTCTTGCGGTCGAAATTTTTAGCATGTGTGACACTCCAATAAACAATGGTTTATTGTCTTCGATCACACAGCCCAAAGGTGCAATTGATGTTTCGCAAGCCGTAAAAGCATACAAGGCATCAATAGTCTTATCTGGAGAAATACCTGGATACATATGAATTAAAATCTCCACATTTGCCGCCGTATTGTCCTCTATCTTTTTGACCTTGATTTTACCTTTTTCATTCGCTTTCAAGATACTATCAATCAAGGTAGTCGTATTGGTCGAAAACGGAATCTGGCTAATCACCAAGGTATTCTTGTCTAGCTGCGCAATCCTCGCACGTACACGTACACGACCACCGCGCAAACCATCGTTGTAGTTTGAAATATCTGCAATACCTTCCGTCAAAAAATCGGGATACAGCGTAAACGGTTTTCCTTTTAATATTTTAATCGAAGCATCAATTAACTCATTAAAATTATGAGGCAACACTTTGGTCGAAAGTCCTACCGCAATTCCTTCTGCTCCTTGTGCAAGCAACAACGGGAATTTAACCGGAAGGTTATTCGGTTCTGCACGACGACCATCATAGGAAACACCCCAGTCGGTAATTTTTGGTGAATACAATACTTCCAATCCAAATTTAGACAAACGTGCCTCGATATATCTCGATGCAGCCGCGCTATCTCCAGTCAAAATATTCCCCCAGTTTCCCTGGCAGTCAATCAACAAATCTTTTTGACCAATTTGTACCATAGCGTCACCAATACTCGCATCCCCGTGTGGGTGATACTGCATGGTGTGCCCAACAACATTAGCTACTTTATTGTAACGACCATCATCTAGCTCTTTTAGTGAGTGCATGATACGACGTTGTACAGGTTTAAACCCATCCTCAATCGCAGGAACTGCACGCTCCAAAATAACATACGAGGCATAATCCAAAAACCAATCTTTGTACATTCCTGTAACTTTGGTTATGGTATCAGCATCGTCATTAGTATTATCATAAAAGTGACCGCCTTCAAAATTCTTGGCATCAACTTTTATGATTTCCTCCTCTTGACTTTCTTCCGCAGATTGCTCTTCGGCGTTGTTCTCGTCGTCTGAGTTGGGGATGATATTTTCTTCTTCTTCGTCTTTCAAAATTATTTAAATTTATTTCAGAGATTCCGTTTTTCTTTTATAAAAAACTTGACCTACCCTATTTATGTGTTCTTTTAAACTTTCCGATTGTAATTCATTATAAACTGAGATATCAAATTTATATGGAATATAACTATCATCTAAGGCGTGCCATAATTTATTAATATCCGCTTTTTCAGGTTCACCTAAAATGGTAATATCAATATCGGAACCTTCTCTGTAATTTCCTTTAGCACGTGAACCATAAATAATTACTTGGTCAATCGACAAACAATTGTCAATAATTTCCATGATTTCTATATGACTTTTCGGGTATAATCCAAACATTATAAAAAACTAATCATTTTATTTTCAAAATCTGAAAAAACAGCTATATAATCATTTAATATCACCTCTAGGATTTTCAAAATTTCATTCTCGTCATAGATATGTGAAGTCAAGTTTCGACTTTTAATCATATCAAACCAAATTGCTCCATCAGTTATAATCCCGACATTAAAAGCTTCCTTTACAGCATTCTTACTCCCAAACAAATCAGTTTTCCCTTGCTCCTCCAGAAAGTCTTTCATCACCTTCCAAGACAATTCTTGTGAAACCTCAAAAGCTTGGATAACACCTTGAAGTTCTAATTCAGAAAAATCTCTTTCTTTTTGAATGGCCTTGGCATTTTTTAATTGTCTAAAGGCATTTCGAAAATGTTCAAACCTTTGTTTCCAACGTATGTCTTGATTTTCCATGCTGTAGGCTATCTATGATTTCAAAAATTTTATTACAAAATAGGCAACCGTAAATCCACCAACAAAAGCAGCGATCACATAAATAATTTGTTTTTTACTTAGCATACAATTTATATATAAAAATTATTCTTTATCTGCAACATCCAGTTCCACTTTCAAATTTCTGATGATGAACTCTTGACGGTCTGGGGTGTTTTTACCCATATAAAACTCCAATAACTTTTCGATCGAAGTTGCTTTATCAAGCATTACAGGTTCTAATCGAATGTCTTCTCCAATGAAAAACTGAAACTCATCTGGCGAAATCTCTCCCAATCCCTTAAATCGAGTGATCTCTGGTTTTGGCTTCAACTTTTCTATGGCATTGCGTTTCTCTTCATCAGAATAACAGTAGATCGTTTCTTTTTTATTTCGAACCCTGAATAATGGCGTTTGCAAAATATACAAATGTCCGTCTTTTATCAACTCAGGAAAAAACTGCAAGAAAAAAGTAATCAACAACAATCGAATGTGCATACCATCGACATCGGCATCCGTTGCGATTACAATGTTGTTGTAACGCAAATTCTCCATGTCATCCTCGATATCCAAGGCTGCTTGTAACAAGTTGAATTCTTCGTTTTCGTATACAATTTTCTTTGACATTCCGTAGGAGTTCAAAGGCTTACCACGCAAACTAAAAACGGCTTGCGTATTCACATCACGTGATTTGGTAATCGACCCCGAAGCCGAATCTCCCTCAGTAATAAACAAGGTACTTTCTAGGTAACGAGGATTTTTTATATCGGCAAGATGCACACGGCAATCTCTTAATTTCTTATTGTGTAAACTCGATTTTTTGGCTCTGTCTTTGGCTAGTTTTCGAATACCCGACAGTTCTTTACGCTCTCTCTCTGCCTGTAAAATTTTGCGCAATAGCAAATCAGCAGTTTCTGGGTTTTTATGTAAAAAGTTATCCAATTTTGTTTTCACAAAATCATTTACAAAAGTTCGTACCGAAGGCATCCCTTCCTCAGAACCCATATCGGTTGAACCTAACTTAGTTTTGGTCTGGGACTCAAACACAGGTTCCATTACCTTTATGCTCACAGCACTAACTATCGATTTACGAATATCAGATGGTTCGAAGTTTTTATTATAAAACTCACGAATGGTTTTCACAATCGCCTCTCTGTACGCTACCAAATGCGTCCCCCCTTGCGTTGTATTTTGTCCGTTCACAAAAGAGTGGTATTCTTCACTGTACTGCGATTTGCTGTGTGTCATCGCAATCTCAATATCTTCTCCTTTAAGGTGAATAATCGGATATACTTTGTCTTCTTCCGCTATATTTTCATCTAATAAATCACGTAAACCATTGTCTGAAAAATATTTTTCGCCATTGAATATAATGGTCAAACCTGCATTTAGGTAGCAGTAATTTTTCAGCATTTTGATCACATACTCATATCTGAATTTGTAATTCTTAAAAATCGCTTCGTCCGGAATAAAAGTAACTTTCGTTCCTTTGCGTTTGGTGGTATCAATAATATCTTCTTCGGCAACCAAATTACCAGCTGAAAATTCTGCTGCTTTTTGTTTCTCTTCACGAACCGATTCTACTCTGAAATAATTGGACAAAGCATTTACCGCTTTGGTACCAACTCCATTCAAACCCACCGATTTTTTAAAGGCTAGCGAATCGTACTTCCCACCTGTATTCATTTTCGACACTACGTCAATGACTTTCCCAAGCGGAATTCCACGACCATAATCACGTACAGCAACGGTTTTGTCTTTTATCGAAACTTCAATCGTTTTTCCTGCACCCATGACAAATTCATCGATACAGTTATCCATCACCTCTTTTAATAAGATATAAATACCATCATCTGGCGATGAACCATCTCCAAGCTTACCAATATACATCCCAGGACGCATACGGATATGTTCTTTCCAGTCGAGTGATCGAATGTTATCTTCGGTATATTGATTTTGATCTGACATTTTGGAATTTTAACGATTTGGTGCTAATGTAACACTTCTCGAACTATTTTGAAAGTAGCACGAATCAAAGTTATTAAGAATGATATTGACAACGAAAAATTTAAGAATTAAAGGAAATGGGATTAAGGAATTAGGATTGAGGAATTAGGATTTGGAATTGAGGATTTGGGATTGAGGATTTGGAATTTGGGATTGCGTGCTTAAAAATTAGCTACAATGTCTTTTAGTTCCTTATCGAATTCGGGATTTGAAATAACTCCATTTTCTTCGTTAAAAT encodes the following:
- a CDS encoding nucleotidyltransferase family protein, coding for MEIIDNCLSIDQVIIYGSRAKGNYREGSDIDITILGEPEKADINKLWHALDDSYIPYKFDISVYNELQSESLKEHINRVGQVFYKRKTESLK
- a CDS encoding cytochrome c peroxidase yields the protein MKKYFLLLLTLAIVSCNTMPPKHTQVSQLLQENIKQLVINTKKLNDCVVSNKSTAEIQKQFSIAHQSYKEVEAFSEYYFPEVSKSINGPAIPEFEENDGKILPPQGFQVIEEMLYPQYDINNKEELIQQLDMMSGNLIRLEKIAANSELTDAHVFDALRLEMFRIITMGITGFDSPIAQQSIPDARVATQSVADYYSFYNDDKEDKTLLLFKKATAYLQSHNNYNAFDRADFIKNYANPLCEALHQKKIDLKIPNFDEVRGLKTTAATLFEKNAFDPEGFSGFPDYKTTPQKIALGKMLFNDSILSGDNTRSCASCHYEDKAFTDGLQTAKAMNGKSNLKRNTPTLKNIAYQRSFFSDSRVSYLEDQAVAVITNEDEMHGDLDQAAKEIQKTKKYDVAFKKAFPNKNINAFGIKNALASYIRSLSNYDSKFDRYMRNEIPFTAEEKQGFNLFAGKAKCASCHFIPLTNGTVPPKFDKSESEVLGVPNTAGKLDSDLGKYNLTQAIIHRNSFKTPTLRNIALTAPYMHNGVFKTLEEVVDFYNKGGGIGLGLAVPNQTLPADQLNLSEKEKKALIAFMKTLNDI
- a CDS encoding DNA gyrase/topoisomerase IV subunit A, with product MKDEEEENIIPNSDDENNAEEQSAEESQEEEIIKVDAKNFEGGHFYDNTNDDADTITKVTGMYKDWFLDYASYVILERAVPAIEDGFKPVQRRIMHSLKELDDGRYNKVANVVGHTMQYHPHGDASIGDAMVQIGQKDLLIDCQGNWGNILTGDSAAASRYIEARLSKFGLEVLYSPKITDWGVSYDGRRAEPNNLPVKFPLLLAQGAEGIAVGLSTKVLPHNFNELIDASIKILKGKPFTLYPDFLTEGIADISNYNDGLRGGRVRVRARIAQLDKNTLVISQIPFSTNTTTLIDSILKANEKGKIKVKKIEDNTAANVEILIHMYPGISPDKTIDALYAFTACETSIAPLGCVIEDNKPLFIGVSHMLKISTARTQDLLRQELEIQLEELKNKWHFSTLEKIFIREEMYIDFKLYSDREALYKYMYDRFEPFSKSFVRAINDEDLQRLTQIPMIRITRFDSDKADDLIAKLEDEMREVEHHLAHLTDFAIAYFQKLKEKYGKGRERKTELRVFDDIEATKVILRNTKLYVNKAEGFVGTSLKRDEYVTDCSDIDDVIVFMRDGTMMITKVDAKTFVGKDIIHISIFDKSDKRTIYNLIYRDGKSGPSYIKRFNVTAVTRDKAYDLTNGTKGSQILYFSHNPNGEAEVITILLRQIGSIKKLKFDIDFAKMAIKGRSSKGNIASKYPIKKIEIKEKGISTLLPRKVWYDETVQRLNVDARGELLGEFRPSDKILIIQQSGKLKVITPELTTHFESDMIVLEKWIPKKPISAIYYDGEKERYYLKRFLVETENKEEIFITEHPNSQLEIVSTDYRPLAELVFPKIKGVQKESITIDVEDFIAVKGFKALGNQLTTDKLKQVNLLESLPYDPPVEVVPEKPERKEGDDEDGDVQLDDDGQIILF
- a CDS encoding DNA topoisomerase IV subunit B, translating into MSDQNQYTEDNIRSLDWKEHIRMRPGMYIGKLGDGSSPDDGIYILLKEVMDNCIDEFVMGAGKTIEVSIKDKTVAVRDYGRGIPLGKVIDVVSKMNTGGKYDSLAFKKSVGLNGVGTKAVNALSNYFRVESVREEKQKAAEFSAGNLVAEEDIIDTTKRKGTKVTFIPDEAIFKNYKFRYEYVIKMLKNYCYLNAGLTIIFNGEKYFSDNGLRDLLDENIAEEDKVYPIIHLKGEDIEIAMTHSKSQYSEEYHSFVNGQNTTQGGTHLVAYREAIVKTIREFYNKNFEPSDIRKSIVSAVSIKVMEPVFESQTKTKLGSTDMGSEEGMPSVRTFVNDFVKTKLDNFLHKNPETADLLLRKILQAERERKELSGIRKLAKDRAKKSSLHNKKLRDCRVHLADIKNPRYLESTLFITEGDSASGSITKSRDVNTQAVFSLRGKPLNSYGMSKKIVYENEEFNLLQAALDIEDDMENLRYNNIVIATDADVDGMHIRLLLITFFLQFFPELIKDGHLYILQTPLFRVRNKKETIYCYSDEEKRNAIEKLKPKPEITRFKGLGEISPDEFQFFIGEDIRLEPVMLDKATSIEKLLEFYMGKNTPDRQEFIIRNLKVELDVADKE
- a CDS encoding nucleotidyltransferase substrate binding protein, which translates into the protein MENQDIRWKQRFEHFRNAFRQLKNAKAIQKERDFSELELQGVIQAFEVSQELSWKVMKDFLEEQGKTDLFGSKNAVKEAFNVGIITDGAIWFDMIKSRNLTSHIYDENEILKILEVILNDYIAVFSDFENKMISFL